In Anser cygnoides isolate HZ-2024a breed goose chromosome 14, Taihu_goose_T2T_genome, whole genome shotgun sequence, one genomic interval encodes:
- the GRK6 gene encoding G protein-coupled receptor kinase 6 isoform X5, with the protein MELENIVANTVLLKAREGGGGNRKGKSKKWRQMLQFPHISLCEDLRQALERDYHSLCERQPIGRTLFRQFCETRPELSRCVKFLDAVAGYEVAPDEKRKECGQHLIEKYLKPKSEDHVPEVPSQLVDACCERLEQEPSKELFKESTKLIHDYLSVAPFADYLDSLYFNRFLQWKWLERQPVTKNTFRQYRVLGKGGFGEVCACQVRATGKMYACKKLEKKRIKKRKGEAMALNEKQILEKVNSRFVVSLAYAYETKDALCLVLTLMNGGDLKFHIYHMGEAGFEEPRAAFYAAEICCGLEDLHQERIVYRDLKPENILLDDHGHIRISDLGLAVHVPEGQTIKGRVGTVGYMAPEVVKNERYTFSPDWWALGCLVYEMIEGQSPFQQRKKKIKREEVERLVKDVQEEYSEKFSPCARSLCTMLLCKDPLERLGCRGAGAREVKEHPLFKHLNFRRLEAGMLDPPFKPDPQAIYCKDVLDIEQFSTVKGVELEPTDNDFYQKFATGSVPIPWQNEMIETECFKELNVFSTDGSVPPDLDWKGQPSPQPKKGLLQRFFSRQGPPPNPVPRRPPPSDGQRLGRDRAVPVPPPPAPSPRLHGEDGALTAGAHGPGGDAGHGMGSPSAALRASARARALPPP; encoded by the exons ATGGAGCTGGAGAACATCGTCGCCAACACCGTCTTGCTTAAGGCCCGTGAAG GTGGTGGCGGAAACCGGAAGGGCAAGAGCAAGAAATGGCGCCAGATGCTGCAGTTCCCCCACATCAGCCTCTGCGAGGATCTCCGGCAAGCCCTCG AGCGGGACTACCACAGCCTGTGCGAGAGGCAGCCCATCGGGCGCACGCTGTTCCGGCAGTTCTGCGAGACGCGCCCCGAGCTGTCGCGCTGCGTCAAGTTCCTGGACGCCGTG GCCGGGTACGAGGTGGCTCCGGACGAGAAGCGGAAGGAATGCGGGCAGCACCTGATCGAGAAGTACCTGAAGCCAAAG AGCGAGGACCATGTGCCTGAAGTCCCCTCCCAGCTGGTGGATGCCTGTTGCGAGCGGCTGGAGCAGGAACCTTCCAAGGAGCTCTTCAAGGAATCCACCAA GCTTATCCACGACTACCTGAGTGTGGCTCCCTTTGCTGACTACCTCGACAGCTTGTACTTCAACCGCTTCCTGCAGTGGAAATGGCTGGAACG GCAGCCAGTGACCAAAAACACTTTCCGCCAGTACCGTGTGCTAGGCAAGGGCGGTTTTGGAGAG GTTTGTGCCTGCCAAGTGCGTGCCACGGGGAAGATGTACGCCTGCAAGAAGCTGGAGAAGAAACGGATCAAAAAGCGGAAGGGAGAGGCCATGGCCCTGAATGAGAAACAGATCCTGGAAAAAGTGAACAGTAGGTTTGTA GTGAGCTTAGCCTATGCATATGAAACTAAAGATGCTCTCTGCCTAGTGCTGACCCTCATGAATGGAGGGGACCTCAAGTTCCATATCTACCACATGGGAGAGGCTGGCTTCGAGGAGCCCCGGGCAGCTTTCTATGCTGCTGAGATCTGCTGTGGCCTCGAGGACTTGCACCAGGAGAGGATAGTGTACAG GGACCTGAAGCCAGAGAACATCTTGCTGGATGACCATG GTCACATCCGTATCTCAGacctggggctggctgtgcaCGTGCCCGAGGGCCAAACAATCAAGGGACGTGTTGGGACAGTGGGCTACATGG CTCCAGAGGTGGTGAAGAACGAGCGCTACACGTTCAGCCCGGACTGGTGGGCTCTGGGCTGCCTGGTGTACGAGATGATCGAGGGGCAGTCGCCCTTCCAGCAGCGCAAGAAGAAGATCAAGCGGGAGGAGGTGGAGCGCCTGGTGAAGGATGTGCAGGAGGAGTATTCGGAGAAGTTCTCGCCCTGCGCCCGCTCCCTCTGCACCATG CTCCTGTGCAAAGACCCCCTGGAGCGCCTGGGCtgccgaggggctggggcccGGGAAGTGAAGGAGCACCCCCTCTTCAAGCACCTCAATTTCCGGAGGCTGGAAGCAGGCATGCTGGACCCCCCCTTCAAACCAGAC CCCCAGGCCATCTACTGCAAGGACGTTCTGGACATCGAGCAGTTCTCCACGGTGAAAGGCGTGGAGCTGGAGCCCACGGACAATGACTTCTACCAGAAGTTTGCTACAGGGAGCGTGCCCATTCCTTGGCAGAACGAG ATGATCGAGACGGAGTGCTTCAAGGAGCTGAATGTCTTTAGCACAGATGGCTCAGTGCCCCCAGACCTGGACTGGAAAGGGCAGCCTTCCCCGCAGCCCAAAAAAGGGTTACTCCAGCGCTTCTTCAGCAGACAG ggccccccccccaaccccgttCCCCGGCGGCCCCCTCCCAGCGATGGGCAGCGGCTGGGCCGGGACCGCGCCGTACCcgtgcccccgccgcccgccccct CCCCGCGGCTCCATGGCGAGGACGGAGCCCTGACGGCGGGCGCCCACGGGCCAGGAGGAGACGCCGGGCACGGCATGGGGAGCCCTTCGGCGGCCCTGAGAGCATCGGCTCGAGCGCGGGCCCTGCCGCCGCCCTGA
- the GRK6 gene encoding G protein-coupled receptor kinase 6 isoform X4 yields the protein MYACKKLEKKRIKKRKGEAMALNEKQILEKVNSRFVVSLAYAYETKDALCLVLTLMNGGDLKFHIYHMGEAGFEEPRAAFYAAEICCGLEDLHQERIVYRDLKPENILLDDHGHIRISDLGLAVHVPEGQTIKGRVGTVGYMAPEVVKNERYTFSPDWWALGCLVYEMIEGQSPFQQRKKKIKREEVERLVKDVQEEYSEKFSPCARSLCTMLLCKDPLERLGCRGAGAREVKEHPLFKHLNFRRLEAGMLDPPFKPDPQAIYCKDVLDIEQFSTVKGVELEPTDNDFYQKFATGSVPIPWQNEMIETECFKELNVFSTDGSVPPDLDWKGQPSPQPKKGLLQRFFSRQDCCGNCSDSEEEPTRL from the exons ATGTACGCCTGCAAGAAGCTGGAGAAGAAACGGATCAAAAAGCGGAAGGGAGAGGCCATGGCCCTGAATGAGAAACAGATCCTGGAAAAAGTGAACAGTAGGTTTGTA GTGAGCTTAGCCTATGCATATGAAACTAAAGATGCTCTCTGCCTAGTGCTGACCCTCATGAATGGAGGGGACCTCAAGTTCCATATCTACCACATGGGAGAGGCTGGCTTCGAGGAGCCCCGGGCAGCTTTCTATGCTGCTGAGATCTGCTGTGGCCTCGAGGACTTGCACCAGGAGAGGATAGTGTACAG GGACCTGAAGCCAGAGAACATCTTGCTGGATGACCATG GTCACATCCGTATCTCAGacctggggctggctgtgcaCGTGCCCGAGGGCCAAACAATCAAGGGACGTGTTGGGACAGTGGGCTACATGG CTCCAGAGGTGGTGAAGAACGAGCGCTACACGTTCAGCCCGGACTGGTGGGCTCTGGGCTGCCTGGTGTACGAGATGATCGAGGGGCAGTCGCCCTTCCAGCAGCGCAAGAAGAAGATCAAGCGGGAGGAGGTGGAGCGCCTGGTGAAGGATGTGCAGGAGGAGTATTCGGAGAAGTTCTCGCCCTGCGCCCGCTCCCTCTGCACCATG CTCCTGTGCAAAGACCCCCTGGAGCGCCTGGGCtgccgaggggctggggcccGGGAAGTGAAGGAGCACCCCCTCTTCAAGCACCTCAATTTCCGGAGGCTGGAAGCAGGCATGCTGGACCCCCCCTTCAAACCAGAC CCCCAGGCCATCTACTGCAAGGACGTTCTGGACATCGAGCAGTTCTCCACGGTGAAAGGCGTGGAGCTGGAGCCCACGGACAATGACTTCTACCAGAAGTTTGCTACAGGGAGCGTGCCCATTCCTTGGCAGAACGAG ATGATCGAGACGGAGTGCTTCAAGGAGCTGAATGTCTTTAGCACAGATGGCTCAGTGCCCCCAGACCTGGACTGGAAAGGGCAGCCTTCCCCGCAGCCCAAAAAAGGGTTACTCCAGCGCTTCTTCAGCAGACAG GACTGTTGTGGGAACTGCAGCGACAGCGAGGAAGAGCCCACCCGGCTGTAG
- the GRK6 gene encoding G protein-coupled receptor kinase 6 isoform X3, which produces MELENIVANTVLLKAREGGGGNRKGKSKKWRQMLQFPHISLCEDLRQALERDYHSLCERQPIGRTLFRQFCETRPELSRCVKFLDAVAGYEVAPDEKRKECGQHLIEKYLKPKSEDHVPEVPSQLVDACCERLEQEPSKELFKESTKLIHDYLSVAPFADYLDSLYFNRFLQWKWLERQPVTKNTFRQYRVLGKGGFGEVCACQVRATGKMYACKKLEKKRIKKRKGEAMALNEKQILEKVNMLTLMNGGDLKFHIYHMGEAGFEEPRAAFYAAEICCGLEDLHQERIVYRDLKPENILLDDHGHIRISDLGLAVHVPEGQTIKGRVGTVGYMAPEVVKNERYTFSPDWWALGCLVYEMIEGQSPFQQRKKKIKREEVERLVKDVQEEYSEKFSPCARSLCTMLLCKDPLERLGCRGAGAREVKEHPLFKHLNFRRLEAGMLDPPFKPDPQAIYCKDVLDIEQFSTVKGVELEPTDNDFYQKFATGSVPIPWQNEMIETECFKELNVFSTDGSVPPDLDWKGQPSPQPKKGLLQRFFSRQDCCGNCSDSEEEPTRL; this is translated from the exons ATGGAGCTGGAGAACATCGTCGCCAACACCGTCTTGCTTAAGGCCCGTGAAG GTGGTGGCGGAAACCGGAAGGGCAAGAGCAAGAAATGGCGCCAGATGCTGCAGTTCCCCCACATCAGCCTCTGCGAGGATCTCCGGCAAGCCCTCG AGCGGGACTACCACAGCCTGTGCGAGAGGCAGCCCATCGGGCGCACGCTGTTCCGGCAGTTCTGCGAGACGCGCCCCGAGCTGTCGCGCTGCGTCAAGTTCCTGGACGCCGTG GCCGGGTACGAGGTGGCTCCGGACGAGAAGCGGAAGGAATGCGGGCAGCACCTGATCGAGAAGTACCTGAAGCCAAAG AGCGAGGACCATGTGCCTGAAGTCCCCTCCCAGCTGGTGGATGCCTGTTGCGAGCGGCTGGAGCAGGAACCTTCCAAGGAGCTCTTCAAGGAATCCACCAA GCTTATCCACGACTACCTGAGTGTGGCTCCCTTTGCTGACTACCTCGACAGCTTGTACTTCAACCGCTTCCTGCAGTGGAAATGGCTGGAACG GCAGCCAGTGACCAAAAACACTTTCCGCCAGTACCGTGTGCTAGGCAAGGGCGGTTTTGGAGAG GTTTGTGCCTGCCAAGTGCGTGCCACGGGGAAGATGTACGCCTGCAAGAAGCTGGAGAAGAAACGGATCAAAAAGCGGAAGGGAGAGGCCATGGCCCTGAATGAGAAACAGATCCTGGAAAAAGTGAACA TGCTGACCCTCATGAATGGAGGGGACCTCAAGTTCCATATCTACCACATGGGAGAGGCTGGCTTCGAGGAGCCCCGGGCAGCTTTCTATGCTGCTGAGATCTGCTGTGGCCTCGAGGACTTGCACCAGGAGAGGATAGTGTACAG GGACCTGAAGCCAGAGAACATCTTGCTGGATGACCATG GTCACATCCGTATCTCAGacctggggctggctgtgcaCGTGCCCGAGGGCCAAACAATCAAGGGACGTGTTGGGACAGTGGGCTACATGG CTCCAGAGGTGGTGAAGAACGAGCGCTACACGTTCAGCCCGGACTGGTGGGCTCTGGGCTGCCTGGTGTACGAGATGATCGAGGGGCAGTCGCCCTTCCAGCAGCGCAAGAAGAAGATCAAGCGGGAGGAGGTGGAGCGCCTGGTGAAGGATGTGCAGGAGGAGTATTCGGAGAAGTTCTCGCCCTGCGCCCGCTCCCTCTGCACCATG CTCCTGTGCAAAGACCCCCTGGAGCGCCTGGGCtgccgaggggctggggcccGGGAAGTGAAGGAGCACCCCCTCTTCAAGCACCTCAATTTCCGGAGGCTGGAAGCAGGCATGCTGGACCCCCCCTTCAAACCAGAC CCCCAGGCCATCTACTGCAAGGACGTTCTGGACATCGAGCAGTTCTCCACGGTGAAAGGCGTGGAGCTGGAGCCCACGGACAATGACTTCTACCAGAAGTTTGCTACAGGGAGCGTGCCCATTCCTTGGCAGAACGAG ATGATCGAGACGGAGTGCTTCAAGGAGCTGAATGTCTTTAGCACAGATGGCTCAGTGCCCCCAGACCTGGACTGGAAAGGGCAGCCTTCCCCGCAGCCCAAAAAAGGGTTACTCCAGCGCTTCTTCAGCAGACAG GACTGTTGTGGGAACTGCAGCGACAGCGAGGAAGAGCCCACCCGGCTGTAG
- the GRK6 gene encoding G protein-coupled receptor kinase 6 isoform X1 has product MELENIVANTVLLKAREGGGGNRKGKSKKWRQMLQFPHISLCEDLRQALERDYHSLCERQPIGRTLFRQFCETRPELSRCVKFLDAVAGYEVAPDEKRKECGQHLIEKYLKPKSEDHVPEVPSQLVDACCERLEQEPSKELFKESTKLIHDYLSVAPFADYLDSLYFNRFLQWKWLERQPVTKNTFRQYRVLGKGGFGEVCACQVRATGKMYACKKLEKKRIKKRKGEAMALNEKQILEKVNSRFVVSLAYAYETKDALCLVLTLMNGGDLKFHIYHMGEAGFEEPRAAFYAAEICCGLEDLHQERIVYRDLKPENILLDDHGHIRISDLGLAVHVPEGQTIKGRVGTVGYMAPEVVKNERYTFSPDWWALGCLVYEMIEGQSPFQQRKKKIKREEVERLVKDVQEEYSEKFSPCARSLCTMLLCKDPLERLGCRGAGAREVKEHPLFKHLNFRRLEAGMLDPPFKPDPQAIYCKDVLDIEQFSTVKGVELEPTDNDFYQKFATGSVPIPWQNEMIETECFKELNVFSTDGSVPPDLDWKGQPSPQPKKGLLQRFFSRQDCCGNCSDSEEEPTRL; this is encoded by the exons ATGGAGCTGGAGAACATCGTCGCCAACACCGTCTTGCTTAAGGCCCGTGAAG GTGGTGGCGGAAACCGGAAGGGCAAGAGCAAGAAATGGCGCCAGATGCTGCAGTTCCCCCACATCAGCCTCTGCGAGGATCTCCGGCAAGCCCTCG AGCGGGACTACCACAGCCTGTGCGAGAGGCAGCCCATCGGGCGCACGCTGTTCCGGCAGTTCTGCGAGACGCGCCCCGAGCTGTCGCGCTGCGTCAAGTTCCTGGACGCCGTG GCCGGGTACGAGGTGGCTCCGGACGAGAAGCGGAAGGAATGCGGGCAGCACCTGATCGAGAAGTACCTGAAGCCAAAG AGCGAGGACCATGTGCCTGAAGTCCCCTCCCAGCTGGTGGATGCCTGTTGCGAGCGGCTGGAGCAGGAACCTTCCAAGGAGCTCTTCAAGGAATCCACCAA GCTTATCCACGACTACCTGAGTGTGGCTCCCTTTGCTGACTACCTCGACAGCTTGTACTTCAACCGCTTCCTGCAGTGGAAATGGCTGGAACG GCAGCCAGTGACCAAAAACACTTTCCGCCAGTACCGTGTGCTAGGCAAGGGCGGTTTTGGAGAG GTTTGTGCCTGCCAAGTGCGTGCCACGGGGAAGATGTACGCCTGCAAGAAGCTGGAGAAGAAACGGATCAAAAAGCGGAAGGGAGAGGCCATGGCCCTGAATGAGAAACAGATCCTGGAAAAAGTGAACAGTAGGTTTGTA GTGAGCTTAGCCTATGCATATGAAACTAAAGATGCTCTCTGCCTAGTGCTGACCCTCATGAATGGAGGGGACCTCAAGTTCCATATCTACCACATGGGAGAGGCTGGCTTCGAGGAGCCCCGGGCAGCTTTCTATGCTGCTGAGATCTGCTGTGGCCTCGAGGACTTGCACCAGGAGAGGATAGTGTACAG GGACCTGAAGCCAGAGAACATCTTGCTGGATGACCATG GTCACATCCGTATCTCAGacctggggctggctgtgcaCGTGCCCGAGGGCCAAACAATCAAGGGACGTGTTGGGACAGTGGGCTACATGG CTCCAGAGGTGGTGAAGAACGAGCGCTACACGTTCAGCCCGGACTGGTGGGCTCTGGGCTGCCTGGTGTACGAGATGATCGAGGGGCAGTCGCCCTTCCAGCAGCGCAAGAAGAAGATCAAGCGGGAGGAGGTGGAGCGCCTGGTGAAGGATGTGCAGGAGGAGTATTCGGAGAAGTTCTCGCCCTGCGCCCGCTCCCTCTGCACCATG CTCCTGTGCAAAGACCCCCTGGAGCGCCTGGGCtgccgaggggctggggcccGGGAAGTGAAGGAGCACCCCCTCTTCAAGCACCTCAATTTCCGGAGGCTGGAAGCAGGCATGCTGGACCCCCCCTTCAAACCAGAC CCCCAGGCCATCTACTGCAAGGACGTTCTGGACATCGAGCAGTTCTCCACGGTGAAAGGCGTGGAGCTGGAGCCCACGGACAATGACTTCTACCAGAAGTTTGCTACAGGGAGCGTGCCCATTCCTTGGCAGAACGAG ATGATCGAGACGGAGTGCTTCAAGGAGCTGAATGTCTTTAGCACAGATGGCTCAGTGCCCCCAGACCTGGACTGGAAAGGGCAGCCTTCCCCGCAGCCCAAAAAAGGGTTACTCCAGCGCTTCTTCAGCAGACAG GACTGTTGTGGGAACTGCAGCGACAGCGAGGAAGAGCCCACCCGGCTGTAG
- the GRK6 gene encoding G protein-coupled receptor kinase 6 isoform X2: MELENIVANTVLLKAREGGGGNRKGKSKKWRQMLQFPHISLCEDLRQALERDYHSLCERQPIGRTLFRQFCETRPELSRCVKFLDAVAGYEVAPDEKRKECGQHLIEKYLKPKSEDHVPEVPSQLVDACCERLEQEPSKELFKESTKLIHDYLSVAPFADYLDSLYFNRFLQWKWLERQPVTKNTFRQYRVLGKGGFGEVCACQVRATGKMYACKKLEKKRIKKRKGEAMALNEKQILEKVNSRFVVSLAYAYETKDALCLVLTLMNGGDLKFHIYHMGEAGFEEPRAAFYAAEICCGLEDLHQERIVYRDLKPENILLDDHGHIRISDLGLAVHVPEGQTIKGRVGTVGYMAPEVVKNERYTFSPDWWALGCLVYEMIEGQSPFQQRKKKIKREEVERLVKDVQEEYSEKFSPCARSLCTMLLCKDPLERLGCRGAGAREVKEHPLFKHLNFRRLEAGMLDPPFKPDPQAIYCKDVLDIEQFSTVKGVELEPTDNDFYQKFATGSVPIPWQNEMIETECFKELNVFSTDGSVPPDLDWKGQPSPQPKKGLLQRFFSRQR; the protein is encoded by the exons ATGGAGCTGGAGAACATCGTCGCCAACACCGTCTTGCTTAAGGCCCGTGAAG GTGGTGGCGGAAACCGGAAGGGCAAGAGCAAGAAATGGCGCCAGATGCTGCAGTTCCCCCACATCAGCCTCTGCGAGGATCTCCGGCAAGCCCTCG AGCGGGACTACCACAGCCTGTGCGAGAGGCAGCCCATCGGGCGCACGCTGTTCCGGCAGTTCTGCGAGACGCGCCCCGAGCTGTCGCGCTGCGTCAAGTTCCTGGACGCCGTG GCCGGGTACGAGGTGGCTCCGGACGAGAAGCGGAAGGAATGCGGGCAGCACCTGATCGAGAAGTACCTGAAGCCAAAG AGCGAGGACCATGTGCCTGAAGTCCCCTCCCAGCTGGTGGATGCCTGTTGCGAGCGGCTGGAGCAGGAACCTTCCAAGGAGCTCTTCAAGGAATCCACCAA GCTTATCCACGACTACCTGAGTGTGGCTCCCTTTGCTGACTACCTCGACAGCTTGTACTTCAACCGCTTCCTGCAGTGGAAATGGCTGGAACG GCAGCCAGTGACCAAAAACACTTTCCGCCAGTACCGTGTGCTAGGCAAGGGCGGTTTTGGAGAG GTTTGTGCCTGCCAAGTGCGTGCCACGGGGAAGATGTACGCCTGCAAGAAGCTGGAGAAGAAACGGATCAAAAAGCGGAAGGGAGAGGCCATGGCCCTGAATGAGAAACAGATCCTGGAAAAAGTGAACAGTAGGTTTGTA GTGAGCTTAGCCTATGCATATGAAACTAAAGATGCTCTCTGCCTAGTGCTGACCCTCATGAATGGAGGGGACCTCAAGTTCCATATCTACCACATGGGAGAGGCTGGCTTCGAGGAGCCCCGGGCAGCTTTCTATGCTGCTGAGATCTGCTGTGGCCTCGAGGACTTGCACCAGGAGAGGATAGTGTACAG GGACCTGAAGCCAGAGAACATCTTGCTGGATGACCATG GTCACATCCGTATCTCAGacctggggctggctgtgcaCGTGCCCGAGGGCCAAACAATCAAGGGACGTGTTGGGACAGTGGGCTACATGG CTCCAGAGGTGGTGAAGAACGAGCGCTACACGTTCAGCCCGGACTGGTGGGCTCTGGGCTGCCTGGTGTACGAGATGATCGAGGGGCAGTCGCCCTTCCAGCAGCGCAAGAAGAAGATCAAGCGGGAGGAGGTGGAGCGCCTGGTGAAGGATGTGCAGGAGGAGTATTCGGAGAAGTTCTCGCCCTGCGCCCGCTCCCTCTGCACCATG CTCCTGTGCAAAGACCCCCTGGAGCGCCTGGGCtgccgaggggctggggcccGGGAAGTGAAGGAGCACCCCCTCTTCAAGCACCTCAATTTCCGGAGGCTGGAAGCAGGCATGCTGGACCCCCCCTTCAAACCAGAC CCCCAGGCCATCTACTGCAAGGACGTTCTGGACATCGAGCAGTTCTCCACGGTGAAAGGCGTGGAGCTGGAGCCCACGGACAATGACTTCTACCAGAAGTTTGCTACAGGGAGCGTGCCCATTCCTTGGCAGAACGAG ATGATCGAGACGGAGTGCTTCAAGGAGCTGAATGTCTTTAGCACAGATGGCTCAGTGCCCCCAGACCTGGACTGGAAAGGGCAGCCTTCCCCGCAGCCCAAAAAAGGGTTACTCCAGCGCTTCTTCAGCAGACAG agGTGA
- the LOC125184920 gene encoding alpha-2Db adrenergic receptor-like, translating to MEAAGALPNASGNGSHAGSPPHGPAATGLILLAVLAVLLATLVGNALVVAAVSTSRALRAPQNLFLVSLASADILVAVLILPFSLANEVMGYWYFGSLWCSLYLALDVLLCTASIGHLCAISLDRYWAVTRAARLNLRRSPGRVKGMIGAVWAAAALVALPPLFKARPRARECELSDETWYVLASCVASFFAPCLVMVTVYCRIYRLTTRRNAAVLAARRGSAPCPGEASRRASWAAAPGRRRRSQHHSVSLCRRRLVRVRERRFTIVLAVVIGAFVLCWFPFFFTYSLEAVCGEGCRVSKPLFSFFFWIGYCNSSLNPVIYTVFNRDFRAAFRRLLAAPGRHGS from the coding sequence ATGGAGGCCGCCGGCGCCCTCCCCAATGCCTCCGGTAACGGCAGCCACGCCGGCAGCCCCCCGCACGGCCCGGCGGCCACGGGGCTCATCCTGCTGGCCGTCCTCGctgtcctgctggccacgctggtGGGCAACGCGCTGGTGGTGGCGGCCGTCTCCACCAGCCGGGCCCTGCGCGCCCCGCAGAACCTCTTCCTGGTGTCCCTGGCTTCGGCGGACATCCTGGTGGCCGTCCTCATCCTGCCCTTCTCGCTGGCCAACGAGGTGATGGGCTACTGGTACTTCGGCAGCCTGTGGTGCAGCCTCTACCTGGCGCTGGACGTGCTGCTCTGCACGGCCTCCATCGGGCACCTCTGCGCCATCAGCCTCGACCGCTACTGGGCCGTCACCCGGGCGGCCCGGCTCAACCTGCGGCGCAGCCCCGGCCGCGTCAAGGGGATGATCGGGGCCGTGTGGGCCGCGGCCGCCCTGGTGGCCCTGCCGCCCCTCTTCAAGGCCCGCCCGCGGGCGCGGGAGTGCGAGCTGAGCGACGAGACGTGGTACGTGCTGGCCTCCTGCGTCGCCTCCTTCTTCGCCCCCTGCCTCGTCATGGTCACCGTCTACTGCCGCATCTACCGCCTCACCACGCGCAGGAACGCCGCTGTcctcgccgcccgccgcggcTCGGCGCCGTGCCCCGGGGAGGCGAGCAGGAGGGCGTCCTGGGCCGCGGCACCGGGCCGGCGGCGCCGGAGCCAGCACCACAGCGTGTCGCTGTGCCGGCGGCGGCTGGTGCGGGTGCGGGAGCGGCGCTTCACCATCGTGCTGGCCGTGGTCATCGGGGCCTTCGTGCTCTGCTGGttccctttcttcttcaccTACAGCCTGGAGGCCGTGTGCGGGGAGGGCTGCCGCGTCTCCAAGCCCCTCTTCAGCTTCTTCTTCTGGATCGGCTACTGCAACAGCAGCCTCAACCCCGTCATCTACACCGTCTTCAACAGGGATTTCCGTGCTGCTTTCCGCAGGCTcctggcagcccccggccggcACGGCTCCTAG